TTACTTAGTCTCGTACCTGAAAAACTTAATTGATGTAAATACATCGTTTTCCACGTCTGAGCGCTTCCTGAATTGCTAAATGCtacttattttataaaaatatttctatagaaaatttattttttcaaaatcatattattttttttcaactttcaaataattaatatttaattaatcatgttctTCACATCGTTTAAAGTATCTTCtcattttaaaaagaaaaaaaattgaactctAGAAATCAatcaaagtactccctccgtcacttTTAGCTACAATTTGTAGCTAAAAATTGCTACGAATCTCAACATATGCCTGGGTTGTAGTTAGAAGTTGcaatattttaagatggaggcAATACTATAAATGATGGAAATATAAAACCTTTTTGCTTCGTGAATTTGATATATATCAATTCTGGCAGTGTCTCACTGTTACGTACAAGTTTATCCTAAATACAAACACATGAAAGTAGCCTGGGAAACAAACAATTAATAGGtgttttaagtttattttcGGGGAAAATATATGTTAGGTTGAAACATCTACTAGATTGCAATGTATACATTTTCAGTATCATTAATTGGTATCATCACTTTGTATTGTACGAAGCCGTTTGGGTCTAATAAACAACCTTGAGTGCACCAAACCGTGATTATAAGTCAACACAAGCTTCATATTAAACTGCTTTTGAACGATTTAATTGAATTCAGACACAAAGTTGAGCACAACCCCTACTCTCCATCCATTGCCACACCAGAAGTTGAACCCTCAGTGAACTTCAGCTCCATCCTGTCTCCTTGTAGAGTTCCATGTTGTGCTTTCCTCTTTCTTATCCTCTGCTTCCACTTAACTCCAACACCTCCATACAATTCCTTGTCTGATCTCTCACCTGAATCTCCCATGTCCATACCAGAATTCTCAATGACCTGATGATCATACAATCTCCTGTCCCTCGAAGAAAACGCCGATGGTGACCGGCTCCAACAGATCATGGCAAGAACAAGGATGAAAACGTAGACACAGAGAGACACCCACACACATAATGTCCATTTCAATGCGCGAACCAGCTCTTTCGTCCATGGAAGCGTCGTCTGCACAACGATCTCTGCTTGGTACACTTGAGGCAAATGCACAGTCATAGCTCTTGGCTGCAGCATCACTCTGATGAGCACAGTTCTCTTGTGCCGGCCATGGCCTTCCCTGTAGTGAAGCAGCTTGAGGTTGGCATCCTGGCTCTCACTGCGAATGCCCATGGTGAGTGGCACGCAGAGAAGCGCGGTTTGTATCAGCCGAACTGGAGAGCTCTTGTATTTGATCAGATATGGCTGTGTGGTTGATGCAATGGTGATCCCACTCGCGGAGATCGCCTCCGATTTAATCTACAGAATGTGAATTTAGAATTTTTAGGATTCAGTaagatatatagaaatttaaatcAGGATATTCTCCCCCAGGTTGATATACTTATCATTTGAACAAGCACAATGGTCTCCAAATAAATAACTTGGACAACTATTTTCTattaattataatatatataaaaacatcaataaatatatgattttattgaagtatTTCTTAGGACTAACGTTAATATATACATATGGTCTCCATATttctaagataaatattttagatgCTATTCATAATCAGAGTTTTAGAATTTAACAATAGCCTTTTTcaaatggtcaaatattatCAACATGGAGcgagtattatttttttctgaacaTTTGGATCAGGAATGTAATGAACATATGACTTAGTACCTGGAACACGCCGATGTGGCGGTTGTGGTAGGAATCAGGCAGCAGCAACGCCATGGACACCCTCACGGCGTGGCcggccggcaccgccgccgctgctccgccgccaaGCGCCACGGCGGCGCTCGGCTGCGCCTCGGTGTAGTCGAAATACAGAGGATGGCGCGCGGTCACCGGCTCCGCGACCCAGTGCCGGACGAGAGCGAAGCCGAGCACGAGGGACACGACgaacgcggcggcgagcaccgcaAACGTGCACGCCGCGGCGAGCAGGCCAGTGGCGGCGCGCCGGAGGAGAGAAGCGACGGCCGCTGGCACGGCGCGCAGCCAGCCGATGAGAGCGGCGACGGGGTAGACGAGGCCGAGGATGGCAGAGGcgacgagctcgccgacgaAGGCGGCCAGCCTGACGAGCCACCCTGCCGGAACGGCGAGGAACAGGAAGACATCGGTGGAGTCAGCTCCGGCGGCTGGGTTTCTTGGCTCGCCGATGTAgaagccatcgccgtcgccgtcgccgtcggagcTGGAGGCCGCGGCCGGCAAGAAGGGGTAGTCGCGATGGTATTTGGATGTTGAATTCATCAGAGGCTGTGGACGATAGGGAATGGAGCAGACTCGGTCGAAGGTTCACCGTTTCGCTGTAGAGCTGACTAGCTGAGCTGCTGGAGAGTGAAGAGGAGGTACGCGTGGCAGGAGGAGGACACGTGGCACAGTCTCCGTGCATGAAAGTGACCTTgtcatcttcctcttcctccatgCGGATCACCGATGGGAATCAATCCTCGTCACCATCCCAGCTCGGCCCATCACTCCCACTTGTCACCATCTTCAACTGCTGGGGATATCCAATTACCCTCATGCTTGGAGATATAAATGAGATGCAAAAGAGATGTTCAAACATTAGTAAAATACAACAATTGTGATGGATATAGCTAGCATGCAACCAAAATGTTATTCGCATTCAGGTTTTAAAATGTTATTCATATTATCCGTTTTATCACTATctatatacttcctctgtttcatattacaaaTCGCTTTTACTATTTTCCTATAGAacgacttactccctccgtcctaaatgtttgatgtccctccgtccctaaatgtttgacgccattaacttttttaaacatatttgaccgttcgtcttattcaaaaaatttaagtaattattaattctttttctatcatttgattcattgttaaatatactttatgtatacatatagttttacatatttcacaaaaaaattttaataagacgaacggtcaaacatatttaaaaaagttaacggcgtcaaatatctaagaacggagggagtataatatagAACGGAGTGAGTATATCGGTATGAGATATTTACAGGAATAGTTTTCCTAAAGGATGTTTACCTTCGAGGAAGTTAGAATTCTTCATCAGTTTCTGCTGTCCTGGTAATAGGTAGTTTGTGCATCGGACAACACCTCTTCCTTTTGGGCCTTCATGCAAATCAATGACGGCATCACGATGATGCTGCCATCGTCTAGataaaaaattggaagtttggttgaaattgaaacgatgtgatggaaaagttgaaagtttgtgtgtgtgagaaagttttgatgtgatggaaaagttagaagtttgaagaaaaagtttggaactaaaccaggcctaaataCCCGGATGTCCTACAACCACTAGAGTTCTTTCTATTCAATTATCATCTGGCAACTCATTTAGCAAGGCTTGGTCTGCATCCTTTGACAGTTTGACTTCGCCCACAGTCCCACCAAGAGTCATGTATTCCATACTGCCCACCCAACCAGACAGCTATTTCTCCAAAGCTCTGCAGAAGAGAAGCAAGCAAGTGATTGTTAATCCGAAAACATACAGAGCTATTAAAACTTCCATGTAACCAGACCAGGTAGTTATTAGTAGGCCCTATCAGGTGAGGAAACACTAGCAAAATCATTTGGTGACTGCTGAGCATCTAGAATAAATTTGACCTCTAAACTTGCAATTGGCAGGGTCCAATATCTCCATAATGCAAATGAGAATTTTTAAAGCATACACAGGATGTTAACGCTGCTGCGATTCTTAACATAAGTCAGAAAGAGGAAATGGACAAATAGTCTAACAAATTCTTTGTTTGAAAGGCATAGTCAATTTCAAGTTTTAGCAATATCTTCATTTCCACATAACAAGGCAGACAATAAGCAATCTGCAGCCCCTTGGACCTGCAATTTATGGTTAGATAAAGCAGGTAATAAACAGATAATAAAACAATGGTACTACTAATTGAAGGCCCTCCAACCAGTCTGGGGTGAAATCCAGCACACTAGCCCCACAATTATAGGGGTGTAAGTGGGTCAGCCGCGAACCGCTTATTTGAACCTACTTATAGGTCAAAATAAGCGGTTTCACGGCTTATTTTAGCCTATAAGTGGGTTTCGcgggttagccacttacacccCTGCACAATTACTCTAGAGAAGAATCCGAAAATACCTTGTATACCAAGTCCTGAAAATGAACAACACGAAACGACACATGAGTTGTGGCCGCGACCTTGGAactacaaaaatacaaaatcaaCAGAAAAGCTTAGCAGTACTACCACCAACCCAACGAAGTGGCAACAAGAGCCTGGCTCACTGCATTGtgtgcaacaacaacaagcacCGACTTGCCCAGGATCTTCGATCTCCCAGCAGTTGCGACGCGGTGTCCCAGAGCTGATGCAATGGGTAGTGCCCGCCAATGCTGAAGTTGGCCGCATTCTTCAATAGACCCTACAAAATCAGCAATGGACAGATCGACCACTATTGAGGCATTTCCACAAGCACCTGAGGAGCACCCATCAAAGAAACCGGAACTGTTGAGGCATTTGCACAAACACCCAGCAAGCACTCCATCGATCCCGACCTGAAAGGAATAGAGGTCGATCTCCTCTCCCGGAGGTCGGAGTCCGGGATGAGGGCTCTCATCGCGGTCGGCCCAGATGATCTCGGCGGGAGCGGGCGAGCACGTCCAGTGACCTCTCCAGCTCGACCGGCACAGGAAGGAGGCCGGGTCCAGGGGTTGTCatccgccggcgaggcggcgagcggtggtcaccggcgacggcggtgggatTTGGGCAGGATGGCAAATAGTAGTAAATTCACCCATTTCTTCCTAACTTCTTTTTGGCACTACTTCTATTTTGAAGTTACACCCTCTgtttcatttttcatatttttatttttaaagttactCTCTCCGattcattttcatattataagtcgtttgatatgaaacggagagagtattaatCATCAAGTAAGTCGGCCATTCTATATTTCGCTATTAATAGTGAAACTCATGTTAATTTGTTGAATCACAATTTGGCTTGatatgaaacagagagagtattgATCATCAAGTAAGTCGGCCATTCCATATTTCCCTATTAATAGTGAAACTCATGTTATAACTCATGTTAATTTATTGAATCACAATTTGGCAAGGAAAAGTTGTATGCCAGACCCAATGGGCTCGATGCAGTACATGTGAATGTGATGGCAACAATGATACTGCAAATGTATACATTGCAACTTGAATATTTCAACTTAACACATACTCATTGTTTCATTTCTttcgtatatactccctccatattttaatgtatgacgttgtTAACTTTGACCAACGTTTGattattcgttttattaaaaaaagatttatgcaaatataaaaatatttatgtcatacttaaattcatttgatgataaatcaaatcaaaataaaataaatgataattacatattttttaaataagatgaatgatcaaacgttgatcaaaaagtcaacgacgtcataaataaaaatacggagagagtatgcTACTCTGTTTTCCTTATTAGTAGTATTTAACCGTGACACTCTACCAGAATTAATACATAATCGTATTTCCATCACTAGTACTGCTTAACAGTGTAGAAAGTATTGTTCCAGAACTGTAAAGTCAAACTCAACCTTAGCTTCCATTTAAGCCAGATTGCATACCAACCATACCTGCTTAATTTTTGTGTACGTCCTGCAAAAACAAAGGTTCCAACTTCTGCAAGTAAATGAAACATTTTGACACAACTAATTATCTTAATTTAAGTGACAATTTGCAAAACACCTGATGTTCTGTTATTTTCAACTCATACTACCGCATAATGGTCTATGTAGACCCACCAGCATAATTAACCATCCATGGCTCTACCCTAATTCCCTTGTCAACTATATTAcaggatatatatttttcatataacaAAATATTTTGAACCTCACTCTCTCCGCCCAAAAAAGATATTTTGAACCCATCTTGGATTGAGATTCCTAAATACTGGGCAAAAAATTGAGTACTCAATTAAACATATGACGTTCTCTCCAAATGTTCCACACGCTACGTAGTACGCCAAAGTTGCTATAGCATCAAGGAATGCAGTCTTTTCTTGACGGATCCCTCTTCGTTCAACATAAATCCATGATATGATGGAAGAAAGATATCCAAATTCAGAAACAAGTCTACGAAGCGTCCTCCAGTCTTCATCTGAACGGTACCTTGGAGATGGATCCTCTAGTGGTCCAAGTGGAGGAATCCTTAATCTGCCAGTGCTAGAGCGGAATGGAGGCATCCTAAATTTACAAAAGGAACACAATATAAATTAGATTACATGGAAATATATGTTTTCTATAAGTTCTGAGAAGAATTAGATATCTCATTGGCAATAATCAACTCATATCACATTGTAATACTGTTTATGGTTATTACCATTCCATATTAAGTTCATGTCCCGCAATATCACACACATACTGAGTACAGTAAGAGCCTACTTGGCAGGActcaactcctaaatttaactccaaaaGCTGGGTCAGTGGAGTTGCGAAGCAACCTGAACCccgctccacctctctagttcattttgtgaaagCATTCTAGTCTACTCCGTTCTCTTTTTTAGGTAGAGTTGAAACCATTTGGTTGGGCTCCAACTCTACAAGAGGTGGAATTGAAGCTGGAGCTCGgccaaacagaccctaaatAGGATAAATATCTAGTGATCATTTCCATATGACAAAGCCAGACATATTTTATGAATATTAGCTGTTATAATACATATGAAACGATTTGTTTCGAGAAAGCCATGGGACAATGGTTCTGGGTATAACGAGCCAATGAAATCTTATTTCCTTCGCTGAGTGAGATTGTCCAAGTCCTAACAGGAACAGAAACCACTATCTTAACTTCTGGATTCCTCGGTCCATGTATAAAGGAAAATATGCTAGTGAGTAGTGATACCGAATTTATGTGTGTGACAAGATCTAAGCAACCTTTTCTTACttgaaaaaaacaattaaacaaGGTAAGAGAATGCCTTGTGATTTTAAGGTGGTTCAACAACATCAgcatttgatgatttttgttgaGATATAATACATATAAAATATCCTAGTAACTGAAGGGGACAACAGTGTGATGCCTGAATTGCCAGCAGGTTGTGAGCAGTTGTATGAAGTGTGATCTGTTGAGAAGGAGATGGGGGAATTAACCAAATGTTAACAGAAGTTTTTATAAAGTAGATACAAGAGGAAACAATGTTCCTATCCTCGCCTCCATTAGTCATTTTGTAATACATCTGTTCACATTTAAAAATCATGAGCAGTCTTCTTTTCTGACACCCAACCTACGGTTATGATCATGTGTATTCCATTTATTCTACCTTTACAAACAGTAGATACCATAGTCTGGTTTGAAATACTTATTATGCACTTCTCCAATATACTAACTTTTGAatgttgtagaaaaaaaataaataattgcaCATATTTATCCTGATATGTAAGCATTGGATACAAAACAGGAACTAAAAGCATGCAGGCAACCAATAGCACTACATAAATAAACCCAGTTCTTAATTGCACTCAAAATTAAACCATAATATGAGCAACATAATTATAATATGTGGAATTTTACAgtccttaaaaaaatatcttgatgtacctaaaatttttaaataccTTGAGATACTTAGTATTTAgaggtactaaattttacaATTAAAAATATAGTACCTATTGATACCTTCTTAATAATGGTAAAATTACCTGGGTTTTCTCAGGTCACCTCGGTTTACAGTGCTAGAATGTCTCCcacttttttttaacgactcgcacgagacggcgcgaagttctattgatagagtaggaaaaaattacaagattacaaccctggagggtcgtaaccaggaaaaaggaaaaaaatataccaccacccacaaaccgacagcgccaacacacaagtccgagagaaggctagcaccggaccggccgccgctaagcgtgaccgaccgccgctagaccaacaatCCACCACCACTCAACCTCTGCCTCCATGTGGGATCACTGcaccgccgccccccccccccatacCGTGGTGACGGTCGCCACCACCACAGCCACCGCTGCCCTTCCATCCCCACCGCCATCTCACCATCCTCTCGCCCTTTCTCGCCATCATCGAGCTCCGATGGCACACGGCGCAGACCGCCCACCGTGGTagcccacgccgccgtcgccgtgagCTCGTCACCACCATCGCCGCGACAACCAAACTCCTCCGGCGTTggttccgccgccggcgcggccagGTTTGCCTCACCGACGCCATCCCCttaccacctccgccgccaccacagcAGCCGTTGCTACCCTtccatccccgccgccatctCGTCATCCTCTCGCAccttgtcgccgtcgtcgagctccGACGACACACGGCGCAGACGGCCCGCCGTAGTAGCCTGCGCCGCTGTCGCTGCGAactcgtcgccaccaccgtcgcGACAGCCAGACCTCCGGGCGCtggatccgccgccgacgcggccaGGTTCACCTCATCGACGCCATCCCCttgccgccctcgccgtcgtcgccatccccgccaccagacgccgccgccggccgccgtcccgCCAGATCCAGGCGCGGATCTGGCGGtttcctccgccgcggccgccaacGCCTCgacgccgctgccaccaccaccagacaccgccgccgcaccgctcaGCCCCGCTGCCGGCTGCTCCACCGCCAGATCCAGTCGGCGGCACGGATCTGGCCGGTTCCGCCACCCTCGAGCAGGTCCCCCTCCCATGCCCGAGCGCGAGGacgaagccccgccgccgccgtccttgtggcttgggcggcggcgaggcagaggaggagggaaggggagacGAGCGCCGGTGAGGTCGTCACCTCCCGGTCGCCCGTGGGGGAGGGGCGACATGAGAGGAAACAGGTCAATATCCCGATCCTAATGTCTCCCACTAATAATCAACCTGTCAATATGCAACCACAAAAATAAGTATAATCAACCTGAAGCCGATGAACTCTTCACAGCAAGAGCAAATAGATTGTCGCACAACACATCCTAAATTCACCTCACCACTATTCTCCTTTTATCCCCACGTGTGAATTACTGAATTGTGATTAATAAATGAGAATACAAgctcaaaaaaaattgatgggAAAAGACAAATACTACGTGATCTCGGACTAGAATTTGCTGATAGATTCGCGCTACTCATTGTTGGTGGTATTTCATTC
This genomic window from Oryza sativa Japonica Group chromosome 12, ASM3414082v1 contains:
- the LOC4351504 gene encoding seipin-1, with protein sequence MNSTSKYHRDYPFLPAAASSSDGDGDGDGFYIGEPRNPAAGADSTDVFLFLAVPAGWLVRLAAFVGELVASAILGLVYPVAALIGWLRAVPAAVASLLRRAATGLLAAACTFAVLAAAFVVSLVLGFALVRHWVAEPVTARHPLYFDYTEAQPSAAVALGGGAAAAVPAGHAVRVSMALLLPDSYHNRHIGVFQIKSEAISASGITIASTTQPYLIKYKSSPVRLIQTALLCVPLTMGIRSESQDANLKLLHYREGHGRHKRTVLIRVMLQPRAMTVHLPQVYQAEIVVQTTLPWTKELVRALKWTLCVWVSLCVYVFILVLAMICWSRSPSAFSSRDRRLYDHQVIENSGMDMGDSGERSDKELYGGVGVKWKQRIRKRKAQHGTLQGDRMELKFTEGSTSGVAMDGE